In a single window of the Salvelinus namaycush isolate Seneca chromosome 6, SaNama_1.0, whole genome shotgun sequence genome:
- the LOC120049851 gene encoding L-lactate dehydrogenase B chain, whose translation MSSVMQKLITPMASGPAEPPRNKVTVVGVGMVGMACAVSILLRDLADELALVDVMEDKLKGEMMDLQHGSLFLKTSKIVADKDYAVTANSRIVVVTAGVRQQEGESRLNLVQRNVNIFKHIIPQIVKHSPNCTLIVVSNPVDVLTYVTWKLSGLPKHRVIGSGTNLDSARFRFLMAERLGIHATSFNGWVLGEHGDTSVPVWSGVSVAGVNLQKLNPEFGLDGDKENWKATHKEVVDSAYEVIKLKGYTNWAIGLSVADLTESIIKNMSRIHPVSTMVKDMYGIGEEVFLSLPCVLNSNGVGSVINMTLTDAEVGQLKKSADTLWGIQKDLKDI comes from the exons ATGTCGTCTGTGATGCAGAAGTTGATCACCCCCATGGCCAGCGGCCCTGCTGAGCCCCCCAGGAACAAGGTGACCGTGGTGGGGGTGGGCATGGTGGGCATGGCCTGTGCCGTCAGCATCCTCCTCAGG GACTTGGCTGATGAGCTGGCTCTGGTTGATGTGATGGAGGATAAGCTGAAGGGAGAGATGATGGACCTGCAGCACGGCAGCCTCTTCCTAAAGACATCTAAGATAGTCGCCGACAAAG ACTATGCCGTGACTGCAAACTCCCGCATCGTGGTTGTGACCGCTGGCGTGCGTcagcaggagggagagagcaggctcAACCTGGTCCAGAGGAACGTCAACATCTTCAAACACATCATCCCCCAGATCGTCAAACACTCTCCCAACTGCACCCTTATCGTGGTGTCCaacccag TGGATGTGTTGACCTATGTGACATGGAAGTTGAGCGGCCTGCCCAAACACCGTGTCATCGGCAGCGGCACCAACCTGGACTCCGCCCGCTTCCGTTTTCTGATGGCTGAGCGCCTGGGCATCCATGCCACCAGCTTCAACGGATGGGTGCTGGGAGAACACGGCGATACCAGCG TCCCTGTGTGGAGCGGTGTCAGCGTAGCTGGAGTTAACCTGCAGAAGCTGAACCCAGAGTTTGGCCTTGACGGAGACAAGGAGAACTGGAAGGCCACCCATAAGGAAGTGGTCGACAG TGCCTATGAGGTGATCAAGCTGAAGGGGTATACCAACTGGGCCATCGGCCTGAGTGTGGCTGATCTCACTGAGAGCATCATCAAGAACATGAGCAGGATCCACCCTGTCTCCACCATGGTCAAG GACATGTATGGTATTGGCGAGGAGGTGTTCCTGTCCTTGCCATGCGTGCTGAACAGCAATGGAGTGGGCAGTGTGATCAACATGACCCTGACTGACGCTGAGGTGGGCCAGCTGAAGAAAAGTGCAGACACACTCTGGGGCATCCAGAAGGACCTCAAGGACATCTAG